The Cellulomonas oligotrophica sequence CGCGGACCCGACGGGCCGGCTGCGGACCGTGCCGGCGTACGCGGCCCCCGAGGACGCCGTGCTGGCGCTCGGGCACGCGGCCCGGTACTCGGCGTGGCGCACGGCCGACCGCGGCCGCACGGTGCACCCCGAGGGCGTCGACACGCGGGCGGCGCGCCGGCTCGTCGACGCGCACCTGGCCGACGCGGCCGCGGCGGGGGCGGCCGAGGGCGCAGCGGTCGCGCTCACGCCCGAGCAGACGGCGCAGCTGCTGGCGTGCGTCGGGGTCGACCTGCACCCGTCGGTGCGCGTGCACGACGCCGACGAGGCCGTCGCGGCCGCGGACCGCCTCGGGTGGCCGGTCGCGGTGAAGACCACGGTGCCCGCGCTGCGGCACCGCGCCGACCTGGGCGGGGTGCGCCTGGACGTCGCCGACGCCGACGAGCTGCGCGGGGACGTCGCGGCGATCCTCGCGCTGGCGGCCGACCACCACCCGGACCCGGCGGTCCCGCCCGTCGAGGTGCAGGCCATGGCGCCGCACGGGTCGGCGTGCGTGGTCCGCACCACCGAGGACCCCCTGTTCGGCCCGGTCATCAGCTTCGGCCTCGCCGGGGACGCGGCCGACCTGCTGGGCGACCTCGCGTACGGGGTGCCGCCCCTGACGGACGTCGACGTCGCCGAGATGGTGCGCTCCCCGCGCGCCGCGCCGCGCCTGTTCGGGTACCGGGGGCTGCCGGCCCTGGACGTCGACGCCCTCGAGGACGTGCTGGCCCGCGTGTCGGTGCTGGCCGACGGGCTGCCGGAGCTGCGCTCGCTCGAGCTCAACCCCGTGGTCGTCGCGCAGGAGGGCGTCGCGGTGCTCGGCGCGTACGCGACCGTCGCGCGTGCGGACCGTGCGGACGGGACCCGTCGGCTGGCCCGCCCGTGAGCCCGCCCGAGGGCCGTCACGAGGACGCCGCCGCGCCCCGACGGTCCCGCCGCCACCTGCTCGCGCGCCGGGGCACGCGCGCACGGTGGGAGGATGGGCCGGTGCCCGCTCCCTCGACCTCGCTGCACCAGGACCTGCACCGTGCCGGCTACTACCCCGAGCTCGTCGGTGACGTCGTCGACGTCGCGCTCGCGGGGGAGGACGTCCTCGCGCACCTCGTGCACCCGGAGACGACGTTCGACGCGGCCGAGGTGCGCCGCCACGTGACCGTCCTCGTGCTCACCCCGACGCGGCTGGTGGTGGCGCACGTCGACGACCACCCGGCCGACTCCGAGCACCCGTCGGCGAGCGCGTCGGCGACCACGGAGGCCGTCCCGCTGGGCGAGCTGCGGTCGGTCGCGCTCACGCACGTGGTGCCCGACCCGCAGGAGCACCGTCGCGGCGACGGGCCGGCGGAGCTGACGCTGGCCGTGGGCTGGGGCGCCGTGCAGCGCGTGGACCTGGAGCCCGCGACGTGCGGCGACCCGGCCTGCGAGGCCGACCACGGCCTGACGGGCACGCTCAGCCCCGACGACGTCGTGGTCCGGGTGTCCGCGGCCGCGGAGGGGGCCGACGCGGTGCGCGCCGCGACGGAGTTCGGCCGCCGGCTCTCCGCGGCGTCGGCGCGGCGATGACGGGCGCGACCAGGTCGGCGACGCTGCCCGACGCCGACGCGCTGCTGCTGCCCGGGACCCACGCGCTGCCGGGGCTGGGCCTGGTGCTGCCCGCGGCCGCGAGCGCCGCCGGCGCCGACGTGCCGGACGGCGAGGAGTCCCGCCGCCTGCTCGGCCTGCCGACCGCCGAGCGCGTGTGCGTGGTCCTCGTCGACGGCCTCGGCCACCTCAACCTCGCCGAGCGCGGGGGGCACGCACCGTTCCTGCGCTCCCTGCTGCCCGACGCCCGTGCGCTGGCCAGCACGTTCCCCTCGACCACCGCGACGGCCATGGGCACGTTCGGCACGGGGGAGCCCCCGGGCCGCACCGCGATGCTGGGGTACACGGTGCGCGACCCGGGGACGGGTCGGCTCGGCAACCTCGTGTCGTGGACGGACCTGCCTCCGGCGCAGACGTGGCAGCCCTGCACCACGGTCTTCGAGCGGGCCGCCGCGGCGGGCCTGCCGGTGACGAGCGTCGGACCCGCGCGCTTCGAGGGGTCCGGCCTGACGTCGGCGGCGCTGCGCGGTGCCGCGTACCGCCGGGCCGAGCGGCTCGCCGAGCGCGTCGACGCGACCGTCGCCACGCTGCGGCGCCCGGGCCTGGCGTACCTGTACTGGGGCGACGTCGACAAGGCCGGCCACCACCACGGCTGGGGGTCGTGGCAGTGGGGCGACGCCCTGACGGAGGTCGACGCCGAGCTCGCGCGCCTGGCCCGGTCCCTGCCGGCCGGGACGCTGCTCGTCGTCACCGCGGACCACGGGATGGTCGACGTCGACCCGGCGCTGCGCCGGGACGTCGCCGCCGACGCCGCCCTGCGCCAGGACGTCCTCGTCGTGGCCGGCGAGCCGCGCGCCCTGCAGCTGCACGTCGCGGACGGGGCGCACCCCGAGGTCGTCGCGGACCGCTGGCGCACCGAGCTGGGGGACGCCGCGGTGGTCCTCACCCGGGCGCAGGCCGTCGACGCCGGCTGGTTCGGCGCCGTCGACGCGCACGTGCGCCCCGTCGTGGGCGACGTCGTCGTCGCGATGACCGGTGCCGCCACCGTCGTGGACTCCCGCACGCAGACCGCCCAGTCCGTCGCCCTGCTGGGCGTGCACGGCTCGGTCACCGCGCGCGAGGTCCTCGTCCCGCTGCTGGTGCACGCATGACGCAGGAGGTCTGACCCGTGGCCGAGCTCGTGTTCTTCTCCGGGACGATGGACTGCGGCAAGTCCACCCTGGCCCTGCAGATGCACCACAACCACGCCGCGCGAGGCCGGGACGGCGTGCTCTTCACCCGGCAGGACCGTGCCGGCACCGCGACGATCTCGTCCCGGCTCGGCCTGACCCGCCACGCGTGCGAGGTCGGCGACACCACGGACTTCTGGGCCGAGGTCGTCACCCGTCGCACGCAGGGCCGGCCCGTGGACTACCTCGTCGCCGACGAGGCGCAGTTCTACACCGCCGAGCAGGTCGAGCAGCTGGCCCGCGTCGTCGACGAGCTCGACGCCGACGTGTTCGCGTTCGGGATCACCACGGACTTCCGCGCCCGGCTCTTCCCCGGGTCGGCGCGCCTCGTCGAGCTCGCCGACCGCGTCGAGGTGCTCCAGGTGCGGGCCCTGTGCTGGTGCGGGGCCCGGGCCACCCACAACGCCCGCACGGTCGGCGGAGCCATGGTCGTCGAGGGCGCGCAGGTCGTCGTCGGCGACGTCGGCGCGTCCGGCTCGCAGGTCGGGTACGAGGTGCTGTGCCGGCGGCACCACGTGCGCCGGATGACCGCGGCCACGGCGCGCGCCGTGCACGCGCACGCCGACGCGGTGCTGTTCGAGCAGGACGCCTGAGGCGTCCCGCCCGGTCGGCAGCCTGGCTCCTACTCGGGCTTGGCGCCGAAGACGATCTCGTCCCAGCTCGGCACCTTGGCGCGGGTGCGCCGACCCCGCCGCTCCCCGGGCTGCTGGGCGCGCTCGTGCGCCGACGGCTCGTGCCGGTCGTCGGCCGTGCCGTCCTCGTCGACGAGGTCGCCGGCGCCCGCCGGGAGACCTCCGCCGCCGAGCCCTCCGAGCGGACCGCCCTCGGGCGCCGGGACGAGCCGGGCACCCCGCGCGGGTGTCAGCACGACGGCCTCGCGGTGCGGGTCCGCGTCGTGGGGGTGCGCCCCCGGGGGCTGGTCCGGGTCGAACCCGCGGGACCCGGCGGGCGGGAGCGGCGGCCCCGCGTCGCCGGTCGGTCCGCCCAGGTCGAACGCGTGCGGTGGGCCGAAGCCCTCGAACGCCTCGTCGTCGTCGTCCAGCTCGAGCGGCTGGCGCACGCCGCGGCGCGTGCGCAGCTCGTCGAGCAGCGCGTGCGTCGGCTCCTCCGCCGGCTCGTCGCCCGCCACCGAGTCGATGTCGAACACCACGTCGCGCACGGCCGCCAGGTGCCGGCGCGACGACGGCTCCTCGATCTCCGTCTCCGACAGCCAGCGCGCCTCGTCCTCGTCGGCGACGACGGCCCGACCGACCGGGTCGTACGTCCACCGCGCCTGGGTCGGCTCGTCCGCGACGACGAACCGCGCCACGACCGTCCACGGGCCGTTGCCCCGCCGGGAGGCGTCCCAGGCGAGGGACGACACGTCGACGCCGCGCGCCGCGAGCCGGTCCGTCACCAGGTCGCCCAGCAGCGGTGCGTCCGGCTCCTTGCCCACCCGGGTGCCGCGCGCCTGCTCCGCCACCCAGTCGCGCTCCGCCAGCACCGGGCCCTCGTAGCGGCGCACGGACTCCACGGGCACGTCGGCCTGCTCGGCCACCTCCTGCGCGGTCGCACCGGCGCGGATCCGCGCCTGGATCTCCCGCGGCGACAACGACCCCGCCTGCTCGGCCCGCAGCTGCTCGAGCTGCGGCCGGTCGCGGCGGACCGCCGCGCGCAGCGGCTCGTCGATCCGCAGCCGGAACCGCTGCCCCTCGGGCGCGACCAGCACCAGGTGCTCGCCGTCCTCGTGCAGACCGACCAGCTCCAGCTCACCCATCAGACCTCCCGGCATCCGGGGACGAGCCTGCCACCGATCCGCCGGTCCGGCGCGCACCCCGCCCGGTGCGCCGCGCCCCCGCACCGTCCGGCCGGTACGCCGCACCCCGCGCGCGGCGTGCCAGGATCGCGCCGTGGACGTCGACCTCGCCCAGGTGCCCGTGCTGCCGGTGCTGGAGGTGCTCGGCGTCGTCGTCGCCGCCATGTCGGGCGCCCTCGCGGCCGTGCGCAAGCAGTTCGACGTCTTCGGGATCCTCGTGCTCGCGTGGGCGACCGGCCTGGGCGGGGGCGTGCTGCGCGACGTGCTGCTCGGCGCCGTCCCGCCGGTCGGCATCAGCGAGCCGCGCCTCATGCTGGCCGCGGTCGTCGGCGGGCTCGTCATGTACTTCGGCCACCCGCGGCTCGAACGGGCGCGCCGGTTCATCGTCGTGCTCGACGCCGGTGCGCTCGCGCTGTTCAGCGTGGTGGGCACCGTCACGGGCCTGGAGCACGGCGCGACGCCGCTCGCGTCGGTGGTCGTCGGCGTCGTCACCGCCGTCGGCGGCGGGGTGCTGCGCGACCTGCTGACCGGCGAGGTCCCCGTCGTGCTGCACCAGCGCCAGCTCTACGCGATCCCCGCGATGGCGGGCGCGGCGGTCACCGCGGCGCTGTGGGCCCTCGGGACGACCGGCGCCGTCGCGCTCACCGCGGTCGCCGTGGGCGTGTTCGCGCTGCGCCTGCTCGCCCTGCGGTTCCACCTCGCGGCACCGGGGCCGTGGCGCGCGCCCCGCTGACCCCGCCCCCGCCCGCCCAGCCCCCGCCCGTCCCGCCCGGCAGGATGGGGGCCATGACCTCCTCCGCACCCGTCGCCGAGCTTGTCGACGTCGCTCGCACCGTCGCCCGTGAGGCCGGCGCCCTCGTGCACGAGGGCCGCCCCGACCGGCCCGAGGTCGCCGCGACCAAGACCAGCGCCGTCGACGTCGTCACCGCCATGGACCTGGCCAGCGAGGAGCTCGTGCGGGCCCGCCTGGCCGAGCTGCGCCCCGCCGACGGCGTCCTCGGCGAGGAGGGCGGCCACCGGCCCGGCACGTCCGGCGTGACGTGGGTCGTCGACCCGATCGACGGCACGGTGAACTACCTGTACGGCATCGACGCCTGGGCGGTCAGCGTCGCCGCCGTCGTCGACGACGTGGCCACCGCCGAGGGGCGCGCGCCGGACCCTGCCACGTGGCGGGTCCTCGCCGGGTGCGTGCACAGCCCCGCCGACGGGCGCACGTTCACCGCCGGCGCCGGCGCCGGCGCGCACCTGGGGGAGCGGCGGCTCGCGCTGCCGCCGTCCGCGCCCCTGGACCGGTGCCTGGTCGGCACCGGGTTCGGCTACGTCGCCGCCCGGCGGCGCGCGCAGGCCCGGGTGCTGGCCGAGCTGCTCCCGCGGGTGCGCGACATCCGCCGCATCGGCTCGGCCGCCCTCGACCTGTGCGGCGTCGCCCAGGGGCGGCTCGACCTGTACTACGAGAGGGGTCTGCAGCCGTGGGACATGGCCGCCGCGTCCCTCGTCGTGCAGGAGGCCGGCGGCACCGTCACCGGCCTGCGCGGGCGTCCGGCGGGTCCGGCGATGACCGTCGCCGGACCCGCCGCCCGCGTCGCCGAGCTCGTCGCGCTGCTCGAGCACCTCGACGCCGACGGGCCGGAGCCGGAGGCCGCGGCGGGTGCTTCGTCCCAGGTGACCGGCGCGCCGGGCTGAGACACGCCGGGGGACCCGCCGACCGGCCGCCGCGCGCGAGCGACACGCCGGGGCACGCCCGGACCTGTCCGGTTCGCATCCGACCCCGCGGTGGTGCACAATCCCCCCGCGCGGGGGGAACAGAACGCGGCCGCGATGCCTTTCATCCCGCGACGACCGCTGACGACGACGACGGAGTGTGACGCCACCCATGGCAACCGACTACGACGCCCCGCGCAAGACCGAGGAGGACCTCAGCGAGGACTCGCTGCAGGAGCTCCAGGCCCGGCGCTCCGACAAGAACTCGGGCGTGGTGGACGAGGACGAGACGGAGGCTGCCGAGGGCTTCGAGCTCCCCGGCGCCGACCTGTCCGGCGAGGAGCTCTCCGTCCGCGTCCTTCCCCGCCAGGCCGACGAGTTCACGTGCTCCAAGTGCTTCCTGGTGCACCACCGCAGCCAGCTCGCGTACGAGCGTGACGGTCACCCCGTCTGCTCGGAGTGCGCTGCCTGACCTCACCACCGCCTGACGCGGACGGCCGGTCTCCCGCCCGGGAGGCCGGCCGTCCGGCGTCTCAGCGTCCGCGCAGCGCCGCGACCAGGTCCTCGGGGCGGCGCGTCGAGACGACCCAGTACGGCGTCGGGTCCTGCGGGTCGCGCACCTGCACCCGCACGGCCGTGCCGATCCACGCCCGCAGGCACACGTACGCCCGCGCGTCCAGCCCCGGGCCCATCTGCACCCGCAGCTCCTCGCGGCCCAGGGCCACCGGCTCGGCCAGCAGCCGCACGGGGATCCGCGCCGCACCGGCCCGCAGGTGCCCCTGCTCGACCTCCACGCGCGGCGTGGTCAGCACCGCGACCGCCAGGCCCCCGAGCAGCGCGAGCACCGCCACCACCAGGGCGAGCAGGGTGTCGACCGGCACGAGCGCGGCGCCGAGCACCCCGGCGAAGCCGACGACCGCCGCCCACCCGAGCGGGCCGGGCCACAGGCGCTCACGGAAGCCGCGGGCGGGCGCGGGCGTCACGTCACCGGGCAGGGGCTGGGCGTCGTCGGGCTGCGTCGCGTGCATGCTCCCAGGATGTCATCCGGGCCCGGGGCGGGTGGACCCGCCCGGCGGGCGCGGTAGGGTCGGCGGTCGTGACCGAGCCCGCCGCACCGCAGACGGCTCCCGGGGCGACCCCGACCGCAGCACCGGTGCCCGCACCGACCGGCGCGGTCGAGGTGCAGCTGCACCTGCTCGACCCCGACCTGCCGCCCCCCGCGTACGCCCACCCCGGTGACGCGGGGGCCGACCTGCGCACCCGCACCGACGTCGTGATCGCGCCCCAGGCGCGCGTCACGGTCCCCACCGGGGTGTCGATCGCGCTGCCCGAGGGCTACGCCGCGTTCGTGCACCCCCGCTCGGGTCTCGCGGCCCGGCACGGCCTGACGGTCGTCAACGCGCCGGGGACCGTCGACGCGGGCTACCGCGGCGAGATCGCGGTCACGCTGCTCAACACCGACACCGAGCACCCGATCGAGCTCGCGCGCGGCGACCGGATCGCCCAGCTCGTCGTGCAGCGCGTCGAGCACGCCGTGTTCGTCGAGGTCGACGCGCTGCCGGGCTCCGTGCGCGGGGCGGGCGGCTTCGGGTCCAGCGGCGGCTGGGCCGCCGCCCCGGGCGGCGCGCCCGGCTGACCGCCGGACGCGCGGGGCAGCACGGAACTAACGTCGTCGGGGACGACGTTGCACCAGACGAGGGCGCGCAGCGCCGGGCGAGGAGTTGAGGTCGTGGGTCTGTTCAGCCGAGGCCCCCGCAAGGGTGGCGCCGACGAGGTCGAGACCGAGGTCGAGGCCCGGGACGGCGCACCCGCCGGCCGGGGCACGCCCGGCGGCGGCCCGTGGGACGCCGACGAGCCGCACCCCCAGGGTCCCCGGGTCGACCTCGGGGCGATCCGCCTGCCCGCGGTCCAGGGCATGGAGCTGCGGATGGAGGTCGACAAGGCCACCGAGGTCGTGTCGGCCGCCGCGCTGACGCTCAAGGCCCCCGGCGAGGGCGGCGTGGCGTCGTCGCTGCAGGTGCAGGCCTTCGCCGCGCCCCGCACCGACGGGATCTGGGACGAGATCCGCGCGGAGATCGCCGCGTCCATCACGCAGCAGGGCGGGACCGTCGACGACCTGCCCGGGCCGTTCGGCCGCGAGCTGCTCGCCCGGCTGCCCGTGCGCACCCCCGAGGGCCGCACCGGCCACCGGCCCGCACGCTTCATCGGCACCGACGGCCCCCGCTGGTTCCTGCGCGGCGTCATCACCGGCGCGGCCGCGGTCGACCCGCAGGCGGCCATCCCGCTCGAGCGCGTGTTCGGCACGATCGTCGTGGTGCGGGGGCAGGACCCCCGTGCCCCGCGCGACCTGCTCGCCCTGCACCTGCCGGGCGGCGCCACCCCCGCGGCCCCGGCCGCGGCACCGGCGACGCCCCGGTTCGCGCCGCCCGCGCGCGGCCCCGAGATCACGGAGACCCGATGAGCCTCAAGCAGGCGGTCCGCCGAGTCCTGGCCTCCCAGGCCGAGATCGAGGCCGACGAGGAGAAGGCCGACGCCCTCACCGTGCCCGGCTGCCGGCACGTGGGCACCCTGCCCGACCGGCAGCGCGCGAGCGTCTCCGGCGTGCTGCGCTCGGTGACGCTGCGCCCGCGCGAGGGTGTCCCGGCGCTGGAGGCCGAGCTGTACGACGGCTCGGGCAGCCTCGACCTCGTGTGGCTGGGCCGCCGGCAGATCTGCGGCATCGAGCCCGGCCGGCGCCTGAAGGTCGAGGGCCTGGTCTGCTACGTCGCCGGCCGCCGCACCGTGTTCAACCCGCGGTACGAGCTGCGCGCCCGGCCGGGGGAGTGAGCGTGGACGCGACCGACCCCGTGCGCGACGACGAGGCCGCCCCGGCCCGCGGCATGCGGGCCATCACGGCCGACGAGTTCTCCGCCCTCGACGCCGTCGGCGGCGTGCGGGGCGCCGTCGAGACCGTCGCCCCCGGCCTGCTCTTCGTCGTCGTGTTCGTCGCGACCGGCCAGCAGCTCGTCCCCGCGCTCGTGTCGGCCGGGGCCGCGGCGCTGCTCGCGGTGGTCGCCCGGCTCGTCCAGCGCACGCCGCTGACCCAGGCGCTGTCGGGCGTCCTCGGCGTCGGCATCGGCGTGCTGTGGGCCTGGCGCACGGGGGACGCGACCGACTTCTTCGCCTACGGGCTGCTCGTCAACGTCGCGTACCTGATCGGCACGTTCCTCACGATCGTGCTCGGCTGGCCCCTCGTCGGCCTGGTCGTCGGCATGTTCCGCCCCGACGGGCCGCTGACCGGCGGCCCGTGGTCGACGGTCGTGGCCTGGCGCGCCGACCCGGTGCTGCGGCGCCGGTACGCCCTCGCGACCTGGCCGTGGGTGGCGATGTTCGGGCTGCGCCTCGCCGTCCAGCTGCCCCTGTACTACGGCGGCGAGGTCGCGTGGCTCGGCACCGCCAAGCTCCTCATGGGCCTGCCGCTGACCGCGCTCGTGCTGTGGGTCAGCTGGTCGCTGGTCCGTGGGTCAGCACGTGCTGCAGAGCAGCCTCGTCCGCCTCACGGCCCGTGACGAACAGCAGCTCGTCGCGCCCCTCGAGGGTGTCGTCCGGGCTGGGCGCGATCGGGCGCGCGTCGCGCACGATGCACGCCAGGACCGTGTCCTCCGGCCAGGTGACCTGACCGACGCGCAGCCCCGCCAGGGGCGAGTCCTGCGGCAGCGTCAGCTCGAGGATGTCGGCCTTCGACTGGTGGAACGTGAAGATGCGCACCAGGTCGCCGACCGCCACGGCCTCCTCGACCATCGCGGTCATGATGCGCGGCGTCGACACCGCGACGTCCACGCCCCACGCCTCGTCGAACATCCACTCGTTCTTCGGGTTGTTCACCCGGGCGACCGTGCGGGGCACGCCGAACTCGGTCTTCGCGAGCAGCGAGATCACCAGGTTCGCCTTGTCGTCGCCGGTCGCGGCGACCATGACGTCGCACTCGTCGGCGCGCACCTCGCGCAGCGTCGGCAGCTCGCAGGCGTCCGCGAGCAGCCAGTCCGCGTCCGCGACCTGGGCCACCCGCATCGCGGACGGCTGGCGGTCCACCAGGGTGACCTCGTGGTCGTTGACGAGCAGCTCGCGCGCGATCGACCGGCCCACCGAGCCGGCCCCGGCGATGACGACCCTCATGCCGTCACCGCCGGCGGCGTCGCCGTGAGGACGCGTTCGACCGCGGGGGCGTCGTCGACGCGCATGAGCATGTGCACGGTGTCGTTCTCCTGCAGGACGGTGGTGGCGGTCGGCAGGACGCCGTCGCCGTAGCGGGTCAGGTACGCGACGCGCGCGCCGGTGGCCTCCTCGAGCGCCCGCAGCGGCCGCCCGACCCACCCGGTGTGCACGTCGACCTCGGCGAGCTGGATCTGCCCCGACGCGTCGCGGAACTCGTCGCTGGTCCCCACGGGCAGAATGCGCCGCAGCACCTGGTCCGCGGTCCAGCGCACGGTGGCGACGGTCGGGATGCCCAGGCGCTGGTAGATCTCGGCGCGGTGCGGGTCGTAGATCCGCGCCACCACGTTCTCCACGCCGAACGTCTCGCGCACCACGCGGGCCGCGAGGATGTTCGAGTTGTCGCCGTCGGACACGGCGGCGAACGCGTACGCGTCGTCGATGCCGGCCTGGCGCAGCGTGTCGCGGTCGAAGCCGAGGCCGGTGACCTTGCTGCCCTCGAACTCCGCGTCGAGCCGGCGGAAGGCGTCGGGGAACTGGTCGATGACGGCGACGGAGTGGCCGCGACCCTCGAGGGACTGCGCGAGCGTGGCTCCCACACGGCCGCATCCCATGATCACGAAGTGCACGACCGGTCACGGTATACCCCTCGGCACCCGTCCGCCGACCCCGTCGCCGGCGCCGTCGCGCACGTCCCGGCCGGACCCGCGGCGTCCGGCGCCGCCGTGCCCGTCGTCGCACGCCGCCGTCCCCGGGACCTCGGTGCGTGCCACGGCCCGCGTGCGGGCATACGATCGCTCCTCGTGTCGGACCTCGCAGATGCCGCCAAGCGGCTCGTCCTGGGGCGGCCGGTGCGCAGCGACCGTCTCGGTCACACGCTCCTGCCCAAGCGCGTCGCGCTGCCCGTGTTCGCCTCCGACGCGCTCTCGTCCGTGGCGTACGCGCCCGACGAGATCCTGCTGACCCTCTCGCTCGCGGGGCTGACCGCGCTGACGGTCTCCCCGTGGGTGGGCGTCGCGGTCGCGCTGGTGCTGCTCACGGTCGTGGCGTCGTACCGGCAGAACGTGCACGCCTACCCCTCGGGCGGTGGCGACTACGAGGTCGCGTCGGTCAACCTGGGGCCCAAGGCCGGCGTCACGGTCGCGAGCGCGCTGCTCGTCGACTACGTCCTCACGGTCGCGGTGTCGATCTCGTCGGGCGCCCAGTACGCGGCGACCGCGATCCCGTTCCTGCGCGGCCACGAGACGGCGTTCGCCGTGATCGTGGTGCTGCTGCTCATGGTCGCGAACCTGCGCGGCGTCAAGGAGTCCGGGAGCGCCTTCGCCGTCCCGGTGTACCTGTTCATGGCCGCGATGGGCTCGCTCGCGCTGGTCGGCGCCTTCCGGTACTTCACCGGGACGCTGCCCGTCTCGGAGAGCGCGGACCTGACCGTCGCCGCCGACCCCGCGTTCGAGCAGGGCCTCATGGGCATCGCCGGCGGTTTCCTCGTGCTGCGTGCGTTCGCGTCCGGCTGTGCGGCCCTCACCGGTGTCGAGGCCATCAGCAACGGCGTCCCGGCGTTCCGCAAGCCCAAGTCCCGCAACGCCGCCACCACGCTGGCGCTGCTCGGCGGCATCTCGATCACCATGATCATGTCGATCCTCATGCTCGCCCAGGCCACGGGCGTGCACTACGTCGACGACCCGGCCACCCAGCTGCTGCGCGACGGCGTCCCGGTGGGGGAGGGCTACGAGCAGCACCCGGTGATCAGCCAGCTCGCGGCGTCGGTGTTCGAGGGCGTCGACGTGCTGTTCGTCCTCATCTCCGTCGTCACCGGGCTGATCCTCGTGCTCGCCGCGAACACGGCGTTCAACGGGTTCCCCGTGCTCGGGTCGATCCTCGCCCGCGACGGCTACCTGCCGCGCCAGCTGCACACCCGCGGCGACCGGCTCGCGTTCTCCAACGGCATCATCACCCTGGCCGCCGCGGCGATCGCGCTCATCGTCGCCTTCGACGCCCAGGTCACGCGCCTGATCCAGCTGTACATCGTCGGGGTGTTCGTCTCCTTCACGCTGTCCCAGCTCGGCATGGTGCGGCACTGGACGCGGGCGCTGCGCACCGAGCCTGAGCCGCGCGCCCGCGCCCGGATGCGCCGCTCGCGCGTCATCAACGGCATCGGCCTGGCCATGACCGGGTCGGTCCTCGTCGTGGTGCTCATCACCAAGTTCACCCACGGCGCCTGGATCGCGATCATCGCCATGGTCGGGGTCTACGTCGTCATGCAGGGCGTGCACCGCCACTACCGTCGCGTGCGTGCCGAGCTCGCGCTCGACGAGGAGTCCG is a genomic window containing:
- a CDS encoding DUF5998 family protein, whose translation is MPAPSTSLHQDLHRAGYYPELVGDVVDVALAGEDVLAHLVHPETTFDAAEVRRHVTVLVLTPTRLVVAHVDDHPADSEHPSASASATTEAVPLGELRSVALTHVVPDPQEHRRGDGPAELTLAVGWGAVQRVDLEPATCGDPACEADHGLTGTLSPDDVVVRVSAAAEGADAVRAATEFGRRLSAASARR
- a CDS encoding alkaline phosphatase family protein, whose protein sequence is MTGATRSATLPDADALLLPGTHALPGLGLVLPAAASAAGADVPDGEESRRLLGLPTAERVCVVLVDGLGHLNLAERGGHAPFLRSLLPDARALASTFPSTTATAMGTFGTGEPPGRTAMLGYTVRDPGTGRLGNLVSWTDLPPAQTWQPCTTVFERAAAAGLPVTSVGPARFEGSGLTSAALRGAAYRRAERLAERVDATVATLRRPGLAYLYWGDVDKAGHHHGWGSWQWGDALTEVDAELARLARSLPAGTLLVVTADHGMVDVDPALRRDVAADAALRQDVLVVAGEPRALQLHVADGAHPEVVADRWRTELGDAAVVLTRAQAVDAGWFGAVDAHVRPVVGDVVVAMTGAATVVDSRTQTAQSVALLGVHGSVTAREVLVPLLVHA
- a CDS encoding thymidine kinase; protein product: MAELVFFSGTMDCGKSTLALQMHHNHAARGRDGVLFTRQDRAGTATISSRLGLTRHACEVGDTTDFWAEVVTRRTQGRPVDYLVADEAQFYTAEQVEQLARVVDELDADVFAFGITTDFRARLFPGSARLVELADRVEVLQVRALCWCGARATHNARTVGGAMVVEGAQVVVGDVGASGSQVGYEVLCRRHHVRRMTAATARAVHAHADAVLFEQDA
- the sepH gene encoding septation protein SepH, producing the protein MGELELVGLHEDGEHLVLVAPEGQRFRLRIDEPLRAAVRRDRPQLEQLRAEQAGSLSPREIQARIRAGATAQEVAEQADVPVESVRRYEGPVLAERDWVAEQARGTRVGKEPDAPLLGDLVTDRLAARGVDVSSLAWDASRRGNGPWTVVARFVVADEPTQARWTYDPVGRAVVADEDEARWLSETEIEEPSSRRHLAAVRDVVFDIDSVAGDEPAEEPTHALLDELRTRRGVRQPLELDDDDEAFEGFGPPHAFDLGGPTGDAGPPLPPAGSRGFDPDQPPGAHPHDADPHREAVVLTPARGARLVPAPEGGPLGGLGGGGLPAGAGDLVDEDGTADDRHEPSAHERAQQPGERRGRRTRAKVPSWDEIVFGAKPE
- a CDS encoding trimeric intracellular cation channel family protein, whose translation is MDVDLAQVPVLPVLEVLGVVVAAMSGALAAVRKQFDVFGILVLAWATGLGGGVLRDVLLGAVPPVGISEPRLMLAAVVGGLVMYFGHPRLERARRFIVVLDAGALALFSVVGTVTGLEHGATPLASVVVGVVTAVGGGVLRDLLTGEVPVVLHQRQLYAIPAMAGAAVTAALWALGTTGAVALTAVAVGVFALRLLALRFHLAAPGPWRAPR
- a CDS encoding inositol monophosphatase family protein gives rise to the protein MTSSAPVAELVDVARTVAREAGALVHEGRPDRPEVAATKTSAVDVVTAMDLASEELVRARLAELRPADGVLGEEGGHRPGTSGVTWVVDPIDGTVNYLYGIDAWAVSVAAVVDDVATAEGRAPDPATWRVLAGCVHSPADGRTFTAGAGAGAHLGERRLALPPSAPLDRCLVGTGFGYVAARRRAQARVLAELLPRVRDIRRIGSAALDLCGVAQGRLDLYYERGLQPWDMAAASLVVQEAGGTVTGLRGRPAGPAMTVAGPAARVAELVALLEHLDADGPEPEAAAGASSQVTGAPG
- a CDS encoding DUF4193 domain-containing protein yields the protein MATDYDAPRKTEEDLSEDSLQELQARRSDKNSGVVDEDETEAAEGFELPGADLSGEELSVRVLPRQADEFTCSKCFLVHHRSQLAYERDGHPVCSECAA
- a CDS encoding DUF3093 domain-containing protein; the protein is MHATQPDDAQPLPGDVTPAPARGFRERLWPGPLGWAAVVGFAGVLGAALVPVDTLLALVVAVLALLGGLAVAVLTTPRVEVEQGHLRAGAARIPVRLLAEPVALGREELRVQMGPGLDARAYVCLRAWIGTAVRVQVRDPQDPTPYWVVSTRRPEDLVAALRGR
- the dut gene encoding dUTP diphosphatase, with product MPAPTGAVEVQLHLLDPDLPPPAYAHPGDAGADLRTRTDVVIAPQARVTVPTGVSIALPEGYAAFVHPRSGLAARHGLTVVNAPGTVDAGYRGEIAVTLLNTDTEHPIELARGDRIAQLVVQRVEHAVFVEVDALPGSVRGAGGFGSSGGWAAAPGGAPG
- a CDS encoding DUF3710 domain-containing protein; the encoded protein is MGLFSRGPRKGGADEVETEVEARDGAPAGRGTPGGGPWDADEPHPQGPRVDLGAIRLPAVQGMELRMEVDKATEVVSAAALTLKAPGEGGVASSLQVQAFAAPRTDGIWDEIRAEIAASITQQGGTVDDLPGPFGRELLARLPVRTPEGRTGHRPARFIGTDGPRWFLRGVITGAAAVDPQAAIPLERVFGTIVVVRGQDPRAPRDLLALHLPGGATPAAPAAAPATPRFAPPARGPEITETR
- a CDS encoding OB-fold nucleic acid binding domain-containing protein; translated protein: MSLKQAVRRVLASQAEIEADEEKADALTVPGCRHVGTLPDRQRASVSGVLRSVTLRPREGVPALEAELYDGSGSLDLVWLGRRQICGIEPGRRLKVEGLVCYVAGRRTVFNPRYELRARPGE